A region of the Marmota flaviventris isolate mMarFla1 chromosome 3, mMarFla1.hap1, whole genome shotgun sequence genome:
atgtacTGTAGATTATTTGATAATCAAGGTTGTAGGTAAGTTTTTCACCAGCATTAGCTTTATTAGTAAGCTGAAAATGGGGGGTTACTATTAAGTAAAACACAAATTATGAACGGCATGGCTCTTAGGAGAAAGGCTATATTTTGTTCCTGCTTCTGTAAAAATGCTACTTGTTTGAAGGGGAAACAATGGTAGTGTGACACACTACACTAGTGGCAGTGTGTCCCTTAATGTGGCAAAGTAACAAAATGAgctgaagaagaaggaaaattttGCAGTTACACTCCACAGCCCTGAATGTACTGAGAGAGGTTGCGATTTTGACAATGATTTCTCCATGCCACCctgcagagaaaagggaaacacAAACAAAGGTTAAAACATATCTGCATTGTAGTGTACATACTCAATTCCTTTTGTGGGAGCAAAAAATCCTATCCATAAATATCATACAGGCTACAACTAGACCCAGGTACTGCTACTGATTAAGTGGAGATGAGTATACAAGATGCTTTGCTCATCCTCAGAGGCCTCCATAGGGCACAGAATGCTGAACACAAATGTTGAATTATGTGCATGGCCCATTTACTTATTCCACAAATTGTTTCAAATATGACAAGGAGGCCGACATGGGGTGCATGACTGTAACtgtagcagctcaggaggctgaggcaggaggactgcaagttcaaagccagccttagcaatttagtgaggtcctgtctccaaataaaaaataaaaacggacTGGggctgtggatcagtggttaagtttcCTGGTTCTATCTCTTATACAAACCTCCcactttccccccaaaaaaagatatgACAAGGAACTAGTAGAGTGTGgagaatatttaaaactttagaaATCCCTAAAATCTATAGAGGAGTAAATGGACAAGACTGTGAATCAGTTCAAGCTGATTGTCTCTTCTGAAGGAGGTAATACATTGTGTCCCTTAGGCCTCAAAGGGCAACTTTACATTCAGAATAACACTtaggtctttgatttttttcctctcactgcATATATGAACAGTAGAGTAAAACAGTTTCCCCTTTCAAACCTTAAAACATACCATGCTCTAATGCCTTGTGGGTCACGGACAACCCTCTTTGCGCAAGTCACGGCTTGAGAGATGTCATCTTGCAACAGAGCTGGAAGAGAGGTGATGAGACATGAAAAGGATGTTCTAACAATTTCCTTGGAAGTTTACACTTAGCCAGTTTATTATGTTAGGCAGAGGAAAGCATACCACGCCAAGAATTTATATATCTGTGTTTGTTGGGAAAACTTCCTcttaatttgttttgttattgaCGTGAAATAACACAGTGTTTCTCAATTACTAAAGTTGTTGGAGACCTGGAATTATTAATTAATATGGAAGAAAGTCCTCTTTGCATACTGTGAAAAAATACATGCCCCGAAATTTTTTACTCAGCAATTCTACCACTGATGTTATAtcccaaagaaataataaaaagtctgGGAATATGTCTCAGTGGCAAtatgcacaaaagttaaaaagaattgagagagagagaaatatattgaAACCCCTTACATGTATCCATAAAGCCATTTGTAGCAATTCCTAAAAGGGAAAAGTGGAAACAGCCTAACAGTggattctctctccctttcaaaAAATCACATTGATATGGAAATAATTTATGTGAATAGATGATATTTGTAGAGCAAGgtgtataataaaatttaatttttgtaaaaacaCAGTTGTATCTGGCTATGTATATGTTTAATATAACTTTACATGTTGAAATACATTCAGAAAGAATATGCACCAAAAATTATCCATGGTTATAAATCTCTGGGTAGTAAGACTGTGCATGCTATTTCACCttgcttatatttttctaaatattattcaaTGACCATAGATTATTATACAATACAAAAGCAATTTTTAAGTAAATCAgctaagttaaaaataattttataaaattgattttctcttgggaattttaacatttaatatttttaaaatatcaagtctGCAATATGTATGCACTATTTTATACACTAAAATTTGTACAtgctatttctattttcatgagttcaagagtctaatactCTCATACCTTATATATGTAACAAACCTTGAgagttctttttcttattaaaacacAATGTTTCATCCCAAGTATATAAATACATGAGGTAATATTTTAGGTGTGATAATGATTATTTAGGAATTGTGTATTTTGGAGATTCAAGCTAGaggatttagaaataaaatatcaacatttcTAATTCACCTTAAAATCTCTcagcaaaatgtataaataacaAGAAGAATCTATGGAAAGATGTCAATTATTGTTGAAAGTGTACAGTCATCTGGATATTCATTATATGAAAATCTAACTTTCTACATACATAGGACCTTTCATAATAACGCATAAAACAATCAAAAGGATCACACAATCAAAAGATCCCTAAGCCATTCTCAGTGAATACATGGAATGGCAAAGTTTTAGAAAAGCTTCAATAAGGCCATTAACAATAAATGagcaggcactccaccactgagctaaatccccagctctGTTTCTATTCAGGGAATTTTTGAGGATAACAATCACTTTCTAGAAGTTGAGATGGACTTTTTCTAGCTCCCTGACAAAAACCCTTCAAGGCTATTTGATTTGTTTGAACATCTGTTCTTGTAAATATATGCAGGTAGTTCTTGTGCCATCACTCAAATATTATCTAGTCTTACCATTGCAGGATATACCACAGGCATTAACTGCTCTTGGGGTTTTGCCATCATTACACCAGTAGTGGCTATTGATCTGGAATATCCCATAGTCAGTACTTTGGTCTCCAGGGTTGTAGTTTGTAGCTCTGGTGTTGTAACTACTCTCCCATTGGGCCAGACACACCCCTGAAAAGAAATAGTTTTTTGTAATAAATAGCAACACCAACTGATTTATATACTGTGTATCAAAACCAATTCTATGCAactaattgtattttttctaGAGACTTACTTTGTAAGTACAAGATGTATTTAATTGATAAAATATCAGTAACAGGTTagggttgttttgttgtttgagacagggtctcactgggttccCAGGGTGGTCTCCTGTCTCAagtgatccttccacctcagcctcccaagtagctgggactacaggtctgagccaccatgcctgcctgCCTCAATACCTTTGTTATAGAGGGTCCCTAGGAGTATCCTTTTATAGCTCAAATCAGTTTATAAGACTGTGAAGCAAGATaaggtacttttaaaaatctttaaattgcTATTTTTCCATCGCTTTTGCCTTCCCCTTGTTCTCATCTCTCAGACAACACTGAGCCTAGAACAGAAAATGGAGCTGTTGAGAAGGTTGTACAAATTCATAGCAGATACACAGCTGATGGGAAAATGCTTTATTAGAAACATTTAAGGATTTTTCTGAGAGAGATTTTCTTGTAATACCTAAAGGTGAATTTGGATGTTAAGTTTGAATCTTGAAaccaagaattatggaataggAAAGGCTATTCCGTGATTTTGTTCAACCACCCATTCATGTACTTACTTGCTCATTCATTTACAAATAGCTGTGGAAGGGGAAATGTTTGAGGTCAATCTGAGAAGTACAGAGATTGGAGAATCTGGAGTATGCTATACAGTAACTTTTCGTCATGGCATGTTTTGAATGTTGTGCAAGAAAATGAAGATTAATCAACTTAAAATGAATAATACCCATATCCCTTCAGCAGGTATCTAATTCTAGAGGACCAAAATGATGTTTTCAATCATTGTAAAAACAATGAGGAAAACCCAACTTACAGTTTGCCAGGCTGATTCCGAGGTAGCCATCCATTCCAAGTCTTTTTAGAGTTCTGGCCAACTCACACCTTTCATAGACCTTGCCCTGGACTATGACAGAAAGGAGAAGAAGCCCCAGAATCAGAAAAGCGTTCATGTTGATGGGAAAGTCAGACCACTAAGCTTACCTAGGGAAGCTGGCCTCAGTATTTAACATCTTAGAACTTCCTTCTTCTATCCATTGGTCTTCCTTCTTCTCCAAAGGGCTACTATAACTTTGGAGCTGTGTGCAGAGCAGGAACTACTTATTGGTTCACcacccttgaattttttttttttaatgtttgaagaGAGATATTATGATGTTCTGAGAATTAATCtacaagaaaataaagtcatGATGTTGTTTAAAGCTTTGGCTCAGGAAGAATTGGGAAAACAGCACCATTTCCAAGACAGGAAATTCAATTTCACTATGAATTTGAACCACTTTAAAGAAAAGACAATGACTATTTTGTACAACTTAAAATCAGctgtgtttctttatttttttactctattcttttgtctgttttcaCTATTTCTATTGATATTTTCCATGCAAAattattcttatatatatatttttttcaagtaaatagACATGACACATATCCCTGTTATCTTCAAAGTTATATAGCACGATGCCAAATTATTCAGCCAATTTTTTACTTTGgtgtgtttttgttactattgtaagatatttacatatctatataattttatttaaacttgGTTGCTTTATTTCgaacttttaaaattcactaaAAGATCTATAATATCAGCTTTCCCCATGTTGATCATCAAGGTTTCATggtaaggaaatgaaaattttatcacATCTGTCAGCTATACTGAAAAACAGtggataatttacaaataaatctttaatccagaacattttacaaaatacatacTCTGGTATACATCTGAATATATCCTataatttgactttaaaatgcagtaaaggaaaaggaaaattcccAACAAAGTCAACACTGTCAAGCCTAGGAGAATAATGCTGATGGCAAGCTTAGAAAGAGTTTAAATGTTGAATGAAattggagggaaaggaagaggcagAGATTACCCATTGATCCTACATTTAAACATATCTGTTagtaagacatttttaaaaaatgaatttaagtgAAGAACTTCTTTGTCTCTGGTATTTTCTCAGgctttcttatcttttcttttttctcagtgcTTCAAAGTTGTACATAATTGTGGGATTTGTTGTCTCGTATTAGTACCTGCACATACTACAATAATATAATTGTCTAatatctccctttgcttttcatgcTATCactccccacctttcttttcctttgtcctcTCTAATTTCCatgtttatgagaaaaaaaaatatgaacttgaCCTTTTGACTTtggattattttgcttaacatgatggtctcaagttccatccattttcctgcaaatgacctACTTTTGACCTCTtgatgactgaataaaactccattgtgtatatatatattttctttatccatttgtctgttgttggacacctaggctggttttatagtttggctattgtgaattgtgctgtcaTCAAAATAATGGGTATAcatgtatcactacagtatgaCAACTTTAATtgttcaggataaataccaaagagtacTGTAGATGGTTCGTACGGTGGTCCCATGCTTATTCTttggaggaacctccatactgattttcagagtggttgtattaatttgcaattctaccaacagtgtaaagtatttctttttcttcacatcttctccagcatttataattgcttgtattcttttttccttttttaaaatttttgttctttttagatatacatgacagtattattttttgtattcttgataactctCATTCTGATTGGTATGAGGTgcaatctcaatgtagttttgatttgcatttacctaattgctaatgatgttgaacatatttccatatacttgttggctatttgtattcattattttgtgaaatgtctgtttaattcatttgatcatttattatttgggttatttgtctttttattattaattcttttgaatttgctatatattctagatattaatcctgtcAGAAgtgtagctggcaaagattttctctcattctgtaagttctttcttcatgttcttttttttaaatttattttttagttgtagatggacacaattctttattttatttatttatttatttttatgtggtgctgaggatcaaactcaagtccttgcatgtgctaggtgagcactctatcgctgagctacaacctcagcccctcttaatgttcttaattgtttcctttgtttcacaGAAGTTtgttaatttgatgccatctcattgaTTAActtttggtattatttcctgagctttaggggtcctattgagcaAGTATTTGCCTGTCTCTATGCTGAAGTgatgaccctatgttttcttttaggagcTGAATagtttctggcctaattcctaggtctttgatccattttgagttgatttttgtgcaggatgagggATAAGGGTCTATTCTCATTTTCTATATATGGATacccagttttctcagcaccgtTTGTTAAGGGGGCTATCTTTtcaccaatgtatgtttttggcacctttgtcaaggatcagatgactgtagatgtgtgggtttatatttgtgtattctatccattggtctatgtgtctgtttttgtgccagtatcagtttttgttactatccctctgtagtataatttgaaattaggTGTTGCAATGCATCtagcatttcttattttgacttaaaattgttttggctattctgggtcttttatttttccaagtaaattttaggactattttttcttgttgtgtgaagaatgtcattattgttttgatggggattgcattgaatctgcatatTGCCTTCATTAATTCtgccatttttctttgttcttgtaCCAGGCACTcaacagctgagccacatccccagccctactttgtattttattttaaagtcagggtctcactgagttgcttagttcctcgctgttgctgagactggctttgaactcatgatcctctgtcTCAGTCACTCGAGACACTgggatgtgccaccatgcccagctattttagcaatattaagCCAATTAAaccattttagcaatattaattctgcttatccatgagcatgggaggtctttcaattttcttatgCCTCATTCaacttttttcttcacttttctattgttttcatgTGGAGGTTATTCACCTCCTTGGCTAGATGTATTCctaggttgttttttgtttttagtcaaTTGTAAATGGtactgttttcctgatttctttctcagcagattcaatTTGTGTAGGAAAtctattaatttttgtgtgttgattttgtagcCTGATACTTTGTTGAATTTGATTAGTAGCTGGAGTAGTTTGCTGGGGTTTGGGGGATCTTCTAACTATAGGAGTATCTCATCTTCAAACAGTGAcagtttgacttcttcctttcttatttttagtcctttcatttcctcctcttgtctaattgctttggctagaatttcaagCACTATAAAAGTGgtgattttaaaatcaataaaagtggtgattttaaaatcttattccagatttaaaagaaagggtttcagtttttctccacttACTATGAGGTTGGCTTAGgttttttcatatatagcctttatgatgttgaggtaaattcATACTATTCCtactttcttcagtgtttttatcatgaatgggtactggattttgtcaaatgctttctctgcatctattgacatGACTTAGTGATTTTTGTCATTAATTCTATTTaggtgatgaattatgtttattaatttgaGTGTGTTAAACAACTTACATCTCTggataaagattttattttcaaacttgtGACATACCAACCAAAGAACCTAAATCCTGGGActagaatatttaagaaaaacaaaacactgggGACAGGAGAAATGACATCAATAGTTTCTTAATCTTTTTAAGGTTTGTAACAAATATATCACTTtacactttaagaaaaaatatcagaGATAATATGTGGGATTTCATTTGGCTTATAAAAGATAGTTAAATACAATctctcaaagagaaaaataaaaattcaaggtaTTCTCccttatgaaatttaaaaaaaatgtactcccTCATTAGTTTTTAAATACGTGGAATGGCACAATACATATTTGGGGGCACCCATGAGAGAAGCCATTGAAATTATTCACACTGCTATTTCTACTTTTAGAATATCCTTGATATACTCTGgggtaagtaaaaaaaataaaaagaataccaaaattaaagtagaatagaggagaaaaggaaggaggatgggaggaTAATGAAATTGGCTAGTAACAACAAACATGATTTTTAAGGTTTCCTTGCTAATGTCACCAGATTATATATTTTAGCTCAATGGCACTGGGCTATTGGAAGTGACCAGAAAATGAGTGGAGTGTCCTAATGGGTCCCTGTTAGGTTTTCAACTAACCTGTAATTTGAATTGCCCACTAGAAGGGCTGATGACACAGCCTGGCTTGGTAAGGCTGGCTGTGGGGGGATTACTGcctgttcttctctttctttcaagaTTTCTCTTGAATGTCTAAGAACCTCTAAGAGTCAGCAGAACAAAAAACTCATCAGATTACACagattaaaaacagaataattctGAAAATGACTTAATCAAGAGCATGTTATCAATCTGTTTCCTGACAGGTAGTATGAAccttagaataaataaaactcctgttctcctgtatattttaaatgtttactgtACTGATCTGAGGGGTTTTGAAAAatctcagttttaaaatatcCCTTATTGTTCATCTAAAATTGCCCCTTCTCTT
Encoded here:
- the LOC114082680 gene encoding lysozyme C-like, which gives rise to MNAFLILGLLLLSVIVQGKVYERCELARTLKRLGMDGYLGISLANWVCLAQWESSYNTRATNYNPGDQSTDYGIFQINSHYWCNDGKTPRAVNACGISCNALLQDDISQAVTCAKRVVRDPQGIRAWVAWRNHCQNRNLSQYIQGCGV